A genomic window from Salvia hispanica cultivar TCC Black 2014 chromosome 5, UniMelb_Shisp_WGS_1.0, whole genome shotgun sequence includes:
- the LOC125186803 gene encoding BTB/POZ domain-containing protein At1g21780-like isoform X2 — MADTKVETIARLAQWKIESFGPTNLYKRSEPFKIGIWNWHLSVEKNRSVYIRLFPEPSRVSKEQPPIARFIIRVSTSASNRRPYVSPIHERLLRSSDDFACPIDINFQGRFVIDVEFLDLKICPINGGEGSSIWPSDGLMQSQASQSTLRCLCRMLDEEIHADVTINSSDGSLRAHRAILSASSPVFMSMFEHDLKEKESSTIDIEDMTSESCMALLTYLYGAISQEDFWKHRLALLSAANKYDIMDLKDACEESLLEDINSGNVLERLQEAWLYQLDKLKKGCLAYLLDFGKIYDVREEMNDFFRNADRELVVEMFQELLAVWKPT; from the exons atgGCGGACACGAAGGTGGAGACGATAGCAAGACTGGCGCAGTGGAAAATCGAGAGCTTCGGTCCAACCAATCTGTACAAGAGATCCGAGCCGTTCAAAATCGGCATTTGGAACTG GCATTTATCGGTCGAGAAGAATCGCTCCGTTTACATCAGGCTTTTCCCCGAGCCGTCTCGTGTTTCGAAGGAGCAGCCGCCGATTGCTCGCTTCATCATTCGTGTTTCCACCTCCGCCTCCAATCGCAGGCCCTACGTCTCGCCCA TTCACGAGAGACTACTTCGTTCTAGTGATGACTTTGCTTGCCCTATCGATATTAACTTTCAAGGACGTTTTGTCATTGATGTTGAGTTTCTGGACCTTAAGATCTGCCCTATAAAT GGTGGAGAAGGCAGTTCTATATGGCCCAGCGACGGCCTGATGCAAAGTCAAGCGAGCCAAAGCACTCTCAGATGTCTCTGTCGCATGCTTGACGAGGAGATTCACGCAGACGTCACCATCAACTCCTCCGATGGATCTCTACGAGCTCACAGAGCTATTCTCTCCGCTAGTTCTCCTGTCTTTATGAGCATGTTCGAGCATGATCTCAAGGAGAAAGAGTCTTCAACAATCGACATTGAAGATATGACATCCGAGTCCTGCATGGCCCTCCTCACTTACCTGTACGGGGCGATAAGCCAGGAGGACTTCTGGAAGCACCGGCTGGCATTGCTGAGCGCGGCAAACAAGTACGACATCATGGACTTGAAGGATGCTTGCGAGGAGAGCCTGTTGGAAGACATTAACTCAGGGAACGTGCTCGAGAGACTACAGGAAGCTTGGCTCTACCAGCttgataaattaaagaagGGGTGCTTGGCGTACTTGCTTGATTTTGGCAAGATTTATGATGTGAGAGAAGAAATGAATGATTTCTTCAGAAATGCAGACAGAGAGCTAGTTGTAGAGATGTTCCAAGAGTTACTTGCAGTTTGGAAAccaacataa
- the LOC125186803 gene encoding BTB/POZ domain-containing protein At1g21780-like isoform X1 codes for MADTKVETIARLAQWKIESFGPTNLYKRSEPFKIGIWNWYLHLSVEKNRSVYIRLFPEPSRVSKEQPPIARFIIRVSTSASNRRPYVSPIHERLLRSSDDFACPIDINFQGRFVIDVEFLDLKICPINGGEGSSIWPSDGLMQSQASQSTLRCLCRMLDEEIHADVTINSSDGSLRAHRAILSASSPVFMSMFEHDLKEKESSTIDIEDMTSESCMALLTYLYGAISQEDFWKHRLALLSAANKYDIMDLKDACEESLLEDINSGNVLERLQEAWLYQLDKLKKGCLAYLLDFGKIYDVREEMNDFFRNADRELVVEMFQELLAVWKPT; via the exons atgGCGGACACGAAGGTGGAGACGATAGCAAGACTGGCGCAGTGGAAAATCGAGAGCTTCGGTCCAACCAATCTGTACAAGAGATCCGAGCCGTTCAAAATCGGCATTTGGAACTGGTATCT GCATTTATCGGTCGAGAAGAATCGCTCCGTTTACATCAGGCTTTTCCCCGAGCCGTCTCGTGTTTCGAAGGAGCAGCCGCCGATTGCTCGCTTCATCATTCGTGTTTCCACCTCCGCCTCCAATCGCAGGCCCTACGTCTCGCCCA TTCACGAGAGACTACTTCGTTCTAGTGATGACTTTGCTTGCCCTATCGATATTAACTTTCAAGGACGTTTTGTCATTGATGTTGAGTTTCTGGACCTTAAGATCTGCCCTATAAAT GGTGGAGAAGGCAGTTCTATATGGCCCAGCGACGGCCTGATGCAAAGTCAAGCGAGCCAAAGCACTCTCAGATGTCTCTGTCGCATGCTTGACGAGGAGATTCACGCAGACGTCACCATCAACTCCTCCGATGGATCTCTACGAGCTCACAGAGCTATTCTCTCCGCTAGTTCTCCTGTCTTTATGAGCATGTTCGAGCATGATCTCAAGGAGAAAGAGTCTTCAACAATCGACATTGAAGATATGACATCCGAGTCCTGCATGGCCCTCCTCACTTACCTGTACGGGGCGATAAGCCAGGAGGACTTCTGGAAGCACCGGCTGGCATTGCTGAGCGCGGCAAACAAGTACGACATCATGGACTTGAAGGATGCTTGCGAGGAGAGCCTGTTGGAAGACATTAACTCAGGGAACGTGCTCGAGAGACTACAGGAAGCTTGGCTCTACCAGCttgataaattaaagaagGGGTGCTTGGCGTACTTGCTTGATTTTGGCAAGATTTATGATGTGAGAGAAGAAATGAATGATTTCTTCAGAAATGCAGACAGAGAGCTAGTTGTAGAGATGTTCCAAGAGTTACTTGCAGTTTGGAAAccaacataa
- the LOC125190132 gene encoding acetyltransferase At1g77540-like, with protein sequence MAEEKNTIVWNEAQRKFETVDKKAYIEYEVRGSKVIDITHTYVPPSKRGLGLAADLCAAAFTHAQNHSLSVIPTCSYVSDTFLPRNPNWNSIVHKDDPKSSM encoded by the exons ATGGCGGAGGAGAAGAATACGATAGTCTGGAATGAAGCACAGAGGAAATTCGAGACCGTAGATAAAAAAGCATACATCGAATACGAGGTGAGGGGCAGCAAAGTAATTGACATAACTCATACGTATGTGCCGCCGAGCAAGAGGGGGCTAGGCCTCGCCGCCGATCTCTGCGCCGCCGCCTTCACTCACGCCCAAAATCACTCCCTCTCCGTCATTCCAACCTGCTCTTATGTCTCT GATACATTTCTTCCTCGAAACCCAAACTGGAACTCAATAGTGCACAAGGACGATCCCAAGTCTAGCATGTGA
- the LOC125190131 gene encoding F-box protein 7 has translation MTSDYAVKLAAELESASRLKAAQFLVTQRPWLDLYGVNVRPVTPFRSLSKPFVDTALLHRSLPDELLFEIFSKMSPYTLGRAACVCRKWRYTIRNPVFWRNSCLRAWQLNGIVENYKIFQSMYHGLWRKMWLLRPRLRTDGLYVSRNTYIRVGLAEGRTTNPVHIVCYYRYMRFYPSGRFLYKNSSQKVKDVAKYMNVRSARSESSDSVFSGQYTLSEDKVEAAILYPGLRPTVLRIRLRLRGTVQGANNRMDLISLVTSGVNDVEASGSDEDILGVVEGWEEDETHNPDVPAVSHKRGLTPFVFVPFDEVEKSVLNLPVEKMDYFVPG, from the exons ATGACTTCTG ATTATGCGGTTAAACTTGCTGCGGAGCTCGAATCAGCTTCGCGTTTGAAAGCTGCTCAATTCTTAGTGACGCAGAGGCCGTGGCTTG ATCTTTATGGGGTTAATGTCAGACCTGTTACTCCTTTCCGTAGCTTGAGCAAACCGTTTGTTGATACAGCACTTCTGCACCGCAGCTTGCCAGATGAGTTGCTTTTTGAG ATATTTTCGAAGATGAGTCCTTATACCCTTGGGAGGGCAGCTTGTGTTTGTCGAAAATGGAGGTATACTATCCGTAACCCTGTGTTCTGGCGAAATTCATGTTTAAGGGCTTGGCAG CTGAATGGAATTGTGgaaaattataagattttCCAATCGATGTATCATGGCTTATGGCGGAAAATGTGGCTTTTAAGACCAAGACTTCGGACTGATG GGCTTTATGTCAGTCGGAACACCTACATTCGTGTTGGGCTTGCAGAGGGGAGAACCACCAATCCTGTGCATATT GTTTGTTATTACCGGTATATGCGATTTTATCCTTCTGGAAGGTTCCTCTATAAG AACTCGTcccaaaaagtaaaagatgTTGCAAAATACATGAATGTTCGTTCAGCAAGATCTGAATCATCTGATAGTGTTTTTAGCGGACAATACACACTTTCTGAAGATAAG GTTGAAGCTGCTATTCTGTATCCTGGCTTACGCCCAACTGTTTTAAGAATCCGCTTGAG GTTAAGGGGGACTGTACAAGGCGCTAACAACAGAATGGATCTGATATCACTTGTCACAAGCGGCGTGAATGATGTCGAGGCCAGTGGATCCGATGAGGACATCCTCGGAGTAGTCGAGGGGTGGGAGGAGGATGAAACCCACAACCCTGACGTCCCAGCAGTTTCGCACAAGAGGGGTCTCACACCTTTCGTCTTTGTCCCATTCGACGAA GTTGAAAAATCTGTATTGAACCTGCCTGTGGAGAAGATGGATTATTTTGTACCTGGTTGA